The Vicinamibacteria bacterium nucleotide sequence ATCGCTCACCTGGGACAGGCGCTGCCCGATGACGTCTGGCTCCGGGGGCTGGGCATGCCCTTGAGGCGTCAACTCGGCGATGTCACCGACGACCCGTCGCTCATCGAGGCCATGGTCGCGACGTACCGGGAGTATCACATCGCACATCACGATCGCAGCGTGCGACTGTACCCCGGTGTCCTCGAGGTTTTGACCGCGCTCCAGGAGCGTGGGGTGAAGCTCGGTGTCGTGACCAGCAAGCTTCGCTTCGGGGCCGAGCGGGGACTGAGCCTCACAGGACTCACGGAATACTTTCAGGCCCTGGTGACGGCCGACGAGGTCCAGAACCACAAGCCGCACCCGGAACCGGTCCTGACCGCGCTTTCACGTCTCGGGACTGCTCCCGAGCGGGCGATTTTCGTCGGCGATTCTCCTCACGACGTGGCCTCCGGTCGCGCGGCGCAGGTGACAACCGCAGCCGTCCTGTGGGGACCCTTCGCCCGGCAAGTTCTCGTCGACGTCGGCCCCGATTTTCTCCTTCGCGCCCCGAACGAGCTTCTCGAAATCTGAAATTCGCCAATCCAGCGCGCAAAGCTGCTAAGCTTGTCGGTGGGGGGACAAGAGTCGCCAAACATGCGCCTTCTGAGGCCTCCGCGAACCGCTTGGAGCGTCGTGCTCATGGGGGCGCTGCTGACCGTGCTCGCGAGCCTTCAGTATCGGTGGGTCGGTGAGCTGAGCGAGCTCGAGCACCGTCGCATGAGCGGCAACCTTCGCGCGGCGGCGGATGGGCTCGGCCAGGACTTGGATCGTGATCTTCGAGAGCTTTGGCAGACGTTTCAGCCCGGAGAGGGGAACATCCTCGGAGACATGAACGAAGAGTACGCCGAGTGGGCGGCTGACTTCGCGTTTCCTAAGCTGATCAAGTCCGTATTCTGGGTTACCCGGAACGACGGGTTGGACATCAAGGAGTTCAACCTCGAGGAGGGACGTTTCGACGAGGCTTCTTGGCCTCCCGAGCTCGAGCGCATCCGAAAGCCGCTTGGCGAACTGCACGGGTCGAGGATCGATCCCTTGTACGCCGACCCTCTCATGCTCGTCATTCCCCAGGACAAGCTGAGCTCGCAGACCTGGGCGATCCTCCTCCTGGACTCCCATGTGTTGGTCGAGAAACTCCTTCCCGCGCGAGTCCAGGAATACTTCGGACCCCTTGGCGAGCTGGACTACCGCGTCTGGATCGTGGACCGGCGCGACGGAGACCGGCTCATCTACGCGTCCGATCCGACCTTCGAAAGGCCGGATCTATCGAGCCCCGATTTGGAGCGCGGGGTGTTCGAGCTCGAATCAGAGACGATGCGTCCGGCACGCGGCGGCGGCCAGTATCGATGGGCGATGATCGTGAAACACCAAGCCGGCTCCCTGGAGGCGGTCGTCGAATCGAGCCGTCGACGGAACCTTCTGGCCAGCTTCGTCGTCGTCCTTTTTTTCGCCGCGAGCGTGGTCGTCCTCGTCCTCAACACCCGCAGAGCTCAGCTTCTAGCAGACCAACAAATGGACTTCGTCACCGGCGTCTCTCACGAGCTCAGGACACCCATCGCCGGGGTCTCGTCGCTGAGTCAGAATCTGGCTGATGGCGTCGTCGGGGACCCGGGCCAGGTACGAGAGTACGGCAAAGCCATCCACCAGGAAAGCCGCCGACTCGCCAATATGGTCGATAGCGTGCTTCAGTTCTCCGCTCTTCGCTCGGGGCGGAAACTCTATCAGCTTCGTCCCTTGGAACCGGAAGACGCCATCCAGCGCGCCATCGATTCCCTGGGGTCCGGCGTTCTGGACTCCTTCGATTTCCAGCTGGACATCGATGAGGGGTTGCCGCTCATCTCCGGCGATGAAAGAGCGCTGAGCTCGGCGATTCGAAACCTGATCTCCAATTCCGTGAAATTCAGCCAACCGAGAGCGCGAATCCAGGTATCGGGGCGGTATCGTGCGGGTAAAGACGGCGGGGAAGTGGTTCTTTCGGTGGAAGACGAGGGGAAGGGAATCCCGGCCGCGGAGATGCCGCACATCACGAAGCCGTTCTATCGCGGGCGGACGGCTCGAAACGACCAGGTGGAGGGCTCGGGGCTCGGCCTGAGCATCGTCAAAGACGTCGTCGAAGCGCACGGGGGCCGACTCTCCGTGTCCAGCCAACCAGGAAAGGGAAGCTGTTTCTCGCTGCATCTGCCGGTAGCTCTCATGACGACCCAAGGGGACGAGGTTGAAGAAGCCGGCTGAGGAGACGAGCGGAAGCCGCATTCTACTCGTCGAGGACGATCATTCGCTCCGGCTGGCGCTCCGCGACCGCCTGGCAAGCGAAGGGTACCGTATCGAGACGGCCGCCGATGGCGATCAGGGGGTGCTGGCGGCGAGAGAGGGCGACCACGATCTCATCATTCTCGACGTCATGCTTCCGGGTCGAAGCGGGTTCGACATCGTTCGCGAGCTCCGGCGCCGCCGGATCGAAACGCCGATACTCATGCTGACGGCGCGGGGGGACGTAACCGACAAGGTACTCGGTCTCCAGCTCGGCGCCGACG carries:
- a CDS encoding HAMP domain-containing sensor histidine kinase, which translates into the protein MRLLRPPRTAWSVVLMGALLTVLASLQYRWVGELSELEHRRMSGNLRAAADGLGQDLDRDLRELWQTFQPGEGNILGDMNEEYAEWAADFAFPKLIKSVFWVTRNDGLDIKEFNLEEGRFDEASWPPELERIRKPLGELHGSRIDPLYADPLMLVIPQDKLSSQTWAILLLDSHVLVEKLLPARVQEYFGPLGELDYRVWIVDRRDGDRLIYASDPTFERPDLSSPDLERGVFELESETMRPARGGGQYRWAMIVKHQAGSLEAVVESSRRRNLLASFVVVLFFAASVVVLVLNTRRAQLLADQQMDFVTGVSHELRTPIAGVSSLSQNLADGVVGDPGQVREYGKAIHQESRRLANMVDSVLQFSALRSGRKLYQLRPLEPEDAIQRAIDSLGSGVLDSFDFQLDIDEGLPLISGDERALSSAIRNLISNSVKFSQPRARIQVSGRYRAGKDGGEVVLSVEDEGKGIPAAEMPHITKPFYRGRTARNDQVEGSGLGLSIVKDVVEAHGGRLSVSSQPGKGSCFSLHLPVALMTTQGDEVEEAG
- a CDS encoding HAD-IA family hydrolase — translated: MRPQRFDTFLFDLDGTLLDSVDLILSAYRHTAIAHLGQALPDDVWLRGLGMPLRRQLGDVTDDPSLIEAMVATYREYHIAHHDRSVRLYPGVLEVLTALQERGVKLGVVTSKLRFGAERGLSLTGLTEYFQALVTADEVQNHKPHPEPVLTALSRLGTAPERAIFVGDSPHDVASGRAAQVTTAAVLWGPFARQVLVDVGPDFLLRAPNELLEI